The Phoenix dactylifera cultivar Barhee BC4 unplaced genomic scaffold, palm_55x_up_171113_PBpolish2nd_filt_p 000832F, whole genome shotgun sequence DNA window cataatactaaaagaccattttccataatgccatgacaataatactcattagataaagaaatagagcaaccattgctctttccatttatttcgaattctttcttaagcaacaaaggaattgaaattacatttctaatgatttttggcataaaataacagtcttctagcttcaagaactttccggagggtagctccagtatgtaggtgccaacagcttcagcctggatggattctcctccagcgccatatagctcgaagtcacctttcttcagtcttctaattttctgcagtccatgcaaagatttgcatatgtgagaaccacaaccggtatccaatacccatgaattagaatcagaagaacttaatgtcatattggcatgtaataaaaacataccttttgatgcaacacttgcatcaggcttcacacttgcaagaaagctcttgcagttccttttccaatgccccgtcttgccacagtggaaacaggtaccgggtccagagattttctttcccttcttctttttgatgcgactcttagggtttagttttttctttgaacccttgttgcccgacttcttctttgagctctcaccaacaagaaggatcggacccttgtccttcttgatgtgagactctgctgttttcagcatatttagaagctcaggcagggaggaattcagtttgttcatgtgataattcacgacaaactgcgagaatgagtcgggtagtgattgcaggatcaaatcctgactgagctcactgtccatagcaaaaccaagttgacttaatcgagtgattaagtctataacctttaaacagtggtcttgcacagacgatccctcgatcattctagcacggaacaactgtttagatatctcatatctagcagttctgctctgctcaccatatagctcctttaagttaaggagtatggagtgagtatccatgctatcatgctgcctctgcaattcattattcatagaagcaagcatgatacatttgacagtcaaactgtcatttttccacatacgatatgtggccaattcctcctcagttgcatcttcccctgctgaccctaggtcaggggtttcaagaatgtaggaaagtttttcttgtgtgagaacaatctttaaattcctcaaccaatccacatagttgggaccagtcaatttgtttgtatctaagatacctctaagtgagagtgaagatgccatttttgcagaattaatctataattacaaagaacactaatataagcagaccaatcatgatgacatgtattcaatcagacaaggacttttatctaattgttactcccactatttttatcgaatatcataaccctcaagtatgatgaacgagaaaatactaattttcttagtggggttgagatccaaatttcttataaaagaccttgtgggaatcacaacaagcccttataagttcaaaggtaggaaactctttccaattgcatcccatgcaatttccaactttattctgtcctctagcacacatatagtcttgtgggaatcacaacaaactattgtgtctagttaagtcaaacccttcatttttatacagtcatatttgaataatgctgcccttgtgggaatcacaacaaggcaacatattaaaatatgccatatgcatcatatgcaccaagatattacaatatcaatccctaatactagccttgtgggaatcacaacaagctagcgtagatattgacataataatatctaagcatgaaggaaggacctttatagtgttatatcagcaattagcttttccatggaggtcaatcaaatagttggccaggtaagcagatgggaggctctccttacttagtaaggtcctaattaaataaccacctgtagcctctttcctagacaccaacttagtcaattgattcagaatggctcagcttaaagcaattaacactacgacttaattatgaatttagtgagggctttcaaatagtagtatcttactaacattaagctcaaccataaaagacaatcaaataattggccaggaaagcaggtgggaggcacccctcactcagagagtgaggtcctaattaagtaaccacctgtggcttccttcctagacaccaactgagtcgattgttccagaatgggtcagcccaaaattttcatactactatattggtctcattgcacattctataatttagtactagcaattatactgtgctacaacatgaatataacactatctcatagcataaactaatcatgcatacaaacaacctagctatctcatagcatcaagataatagcatgtattatcatttggttaaactgattaagggtggctctgataccactgttagggttttccagtgccctagggcgcagcggaagatacgagattataaaattttcttataaaacccattatatgaaaccctaataagccaagatcgccttaatagtataaccaaataatatagaaaatataatcttggtatagaagaatacctatcacgctatatccaatatatctgaagatgtcctaaggtgcccaaatgttcaccctccgatgttgatccacacaggaatgggttcaagactctagctccaccaaaacttgattctaattgttcaatccttccaaaggatttaattggctgattttccttcacttccttcttcctttctacctctaaaacattcactagcctttttgtcctaaagaagaccctcttgtcttgggttaggacaaaagagagaggcttgtaagaaagaagggataagggagagagaaggagaggctttttcttggatgatctttagaaccccaaggcacctccttatttataagagatggagggatgcatcataaagggatgcatcccatccacacacctcatcatgatgaggcatgtgccaagagatgcatcccatcatgatggggtgctaaggagaagggtgtatcaacttctttctcacatctccctcttaaatcctgatgatccaagggcccaaatgcagtgaaccaaagccaatggtccagatctaggcgccatctaatggtccggatcagggcatcatcatccagggtgccatccagtggtccagattcaggcgctgagcaacggtccagatctttcatccagagagccatccagtggtccagtttcaggcgctaaccagtggaccagatccttcatccaggaagccatccaatggtccagatgaaggcgccaaccagtggaccagatccttcatccaggaagcgatccaatggtccagaagtgaaggccctatcaaacccaatccaattgggtttaaccaacttaaagaaaacattaaacctaatcaaatcaggtctaattaaagccaaatgggtttcaactcttggctaacccatattaggtcatgatctaatcatattagatcaacctaatctaagaatcatattcgaatttaattcgaatcaggagctagggtttgcaacacgtgctagcatgttcatcttgcaaacatgatctaatccaattagacccttaatcaattcccttgtgtgtgacccattgggttccttatcttagccagcagtaggtgcaggtgcaagttgacctaacctgattagaatacctctaatccaatttaggttcaatttagtgctaaacctgacttagcaatcagaacctttctgatgctttgatctaatcaaactctttgatccgatcaacccacaagacatgattgacgtctagcaacgtatcatgtttacccggaagatgaggaatgtattggacaaatccaaacatacccttcagtggaaagttactgtgcaattcaatccctcagtcatactacatcctgaataagtgctcgagtatggatcaatatcaaactcaatcacttattcatgtctctctcaatcttttatatgataattcaaacaatgaaacattagaaactctttctaatattcattttgctttgatcaaaggcttcttgaatcatcataagattagagtaagtaggatgttaccttctcttactagaagtgactgattccttgttgacctactcacaaccttcgtacaaaatccaccatatccagaataccccgtacacaacgcaatgtcgtgaatgagggtaaaccaaaacatagcttcaagtgcacaaggtaccatggtgatctcaggtctaaggatcacttgcacaactcccactatgagaaccatcttttgataattaagtaagaatccataagatgttctcatggctggtcatttcagtgaactcattcctctaatgagcacccacatctttgtattagtgtctcacacaagtgattgtgagatcaatcaccctctacattgagcatacataagatgtgccagtctttccggtaatattgatccccgactcaatagaccaatttgactgggaatattctaaattaggattttaggattttaggtctcactggtatgatctcatcataaccctaaaaccaatatcctaatttatggggttcatcatccaataataaaatagataagcagcaaatgatgaaacacaatgcctttattgatatatatcgagtgtcaaagtacatgatttggaggattacaaagagaaacccatcaaatgattggcttatagggcatctactctttcaagatcTGTTAAAACATACAAGCTCCCAAAGGGCATTGTTTTGCGAGGAATTTGTGCATTGAATacctcttttttaaaaaatttgaaaaaaaaatcataatcactGGTAAAAAGCTCATTATTAGAATGGTAAGTACTGCTGATGGAAGTGTCTGCACCAAGTGATATGCCAATATTCATTCAACTGGAGGTTGGGATTTCAAACATTCATCTCTTGTAAATTTAGATTACATCTTTAGCAGGCCTTGATTTACAATCCCAAAATTCAATGCCTATAATCTTTCAGGAACATTGGCAGGAAAGGTTAAATTAAGATAATACAAGGGATTATGAAGCAAAATCacgcaagaaaaataaataCTACGACCATCCAACAACCAAAACGAGCTTGAATTTCAATTAGTGAATGCTTTTGAGCTTTCCCTATCAAAAGTGGGCAAAGCCTAACTGGTCAATCCTGTCCAACTGGTTCCAGAAATTCACTACCATGTGCAGATGGTGACTCGGTTCATCAAAATGGTATCCTTTTTCATGCAACAGCTGTTTGGTTGTTGTCGCCACTAACCCAATACTGTTTCACAGCAACCAATATTTTTTCAGGCACAAGAGGGCCATCCTCATGATCTGCCATCTTAGTATTCCATCTCATGCCACTAACCATCTGCTTCACCTTTGTCAGGACACCAACTTGGTCACGGAATATTACTGCACCTTCTGGCCTTAAGATACGGTCCATCTCTAAAAGGATGTCCTCCATTTTGCACCTGCTTCAATTTCATAAGCATATTAGAATTTATGGTAAATAAGATAGTTAGTTCAGAAATTCTTCAAAATCTTCAATCCCATCTCATGAAATGTTTTCTAAGTTCATGTCTTAATATCTATTGCTGCCATAGAACATATCATGTCAAATATGGTATAGGAGCCTTTAACATTGCAGTAGCTTACCTGTCCTGGTACAAACTGAAAACACCATTGGCATGAATAAGGTCATATGTCCTTGGATAAGTGGAGAAAGCTTCACACCTGAACCATGTCAAAAAAAAAGCATGTTAAACAATGATGGAAGATGGCACATAAAAATGATGTGGAATTATTTAAAAAAGACATACAAATGTAATCTCACCCATGATATTTAAACCACAAAAAACaagtagatttttatttttgaggaaAAACAGTGGTACTACAACCCAATTTCTATTTAAAATGCACAccaagaaacaaaaagagaccAAGAAGAAGTCGAGTGAGGAAAAGATCTTCAATACTACATATTATTCATATCTTATGGCTACGCATGATGAAACAACATTACATATCAACAAATTGTGAAACATGAAAGCTTCCAAAGATACATTTCACAATTTCACATCATGCCCGGTAAAAGCAAATCTGATATCTTGACAAGAGAGACAATAAAGCTTCAAAAGTAAATTGTTCTGAAATTGCCACAGACTTCATAGGTTTCCATGAGATATATGTGACAAGAAGTACGAAGAGAAGTCCCACTCTTGATGAATAGTTGACCAAATCAGAGTTTTCTTAGAATCCAAATTAGACAAGTGGTAAATTCAGATACCCTAGAACACAGAAATGTAATACAAACAGCGTAATGGTGGCAATCACAGCCAATGAATGACCAAACTCTCTTATACAGCCAAGACCATGTCCTAGCCAGTGGAATGAAACATAGCAGACAGCATCAAACGAAGGCTTGTCCAGCATCCATATCATCACATTGCAATAATAAGAAATCtccataattaaaaaaaactaggTAAAAACCTTAATGATCCAATTATATACAGGAGAAATCTCTTCTGAGATATAATCTAAAATCAGTGAAAGAAGCATTATTAAGAAATGCTTTTGAACCTCCTGTCCGCTCAAATTACACTAATCTAAAAGTAACTCCAGtgattcattttccattttataTCAGGTGTAACCATGTATCAGATTAAAACACCTGCCCAATCATGAGCaagtaaaaaaaatatccaGACTTATCGTGACAGCTATCCCAAAATAAATGCTAGCTAAGGGATCACTATAATTCAAACATCCAGAAAACGAATAAGTAGATATGTAGAATACTTGACTCACTTAAGAATGTTATAGCAAAATGTTAAAGATGataattaggctatacaaacaAGTTCACTGGTACAAACATTTTGCACCATTTCATGGATCAGATATTATTATGTGATAAACGTATAATGAAATAAAGACTTACTGGTAAAGGAGGACCCAACAAACTTTGTCAACAGTAAGAGATTGAACTAAAtctcaaaatataaaaagaaaaaacccaTACCAGTCATGATATATGCCAATCAAGCCCCGTTCATACACGACACCCAAAGTAGATTTCTCAGCTATAGTAGGCACTACGTTCATCACCCATAATTTTGGAGATTCAATTGCTGCAGCAAAACTGCCCAAACCTGCATTCATGTCCATTATATTGCGATATCGTCCTGTGTCAAGATACCTATTGATCTTTTTATAAGATTTAACATGTTTCTTCCACAATTTGTCGTCTTCCTGATATTTCTGGACTGAGAATCCAGGAACTGAACCACTAGTTATTCTAGGGGGAACAGCATTTAGCCTGTCTGGAAATGTCTTCAGTTCTCCTCCGGCAACCTCTTCAGGACTGTTAACCTCAGGAAAAGGGGTTACGCATGCCTCCATCTTCTTGTACCTAGTGTCACCAAGACAGGGTAAAggataatcagaaaataaattaGAAATGAAAACTATAATAGATGAGAAAGACGTGCAGGCATTTGAATGTAATTGTGCCAAAATCACCATAAAAAGTTAGATACCATCATCAGGATATGTAAATTGGCGTTTGATTATTTTAGTACCAGAATAATATCACGAAACATTTGATTATATAGAGATTAGAATGCAATATTTGGTCTATCAAGTTCATATAGATGCATATATAGATAAAAACTGATCAGAAGGTTCTGATAATCTGATGCTGCACTGCTGGTGCTACAAAGAAACTGTGTTCTTTGTTTTAATCCTGAAATTCAAACTCAATAAAGAGGGGGAGAGGAAGTGTCGACCAGTGTCACTGTGAACTAGTCTAAGGATAAGGGAAGTTGCACAGATAGATTACACTAGGAACTGGCAAATGTCATAAGGTGGTATCATAGATATTGGCCTTGGAGTTAGTGACCTTTCTGATTAAGTAGCAGATCGGACTACTATTGTCACAATTAATTCTATCCACACACTTAGAGCAGCCAGTAGTCAAGCTGATGCCCTAGTTAAGAGCAGTGAATAGGACCAGCAAATTTCCGCCACCTTAGCTCTGTAAGGTTAAGTGTTTTAAATGCCAAAACTTAGTTCATATGCCACAGTACTTtactaatatattaatatataagcaTATCTCCTTGTATGATACACTGATTGCTGCATGCATTAAGGGGATACCCATACGAACATTCATGTCAGATACTGTTTAAGATATTGAAATATGGATATCAATGACTGATTCGAGGGCATGGCTATATATAGTGAGCAGACGTGCCTGCATACAAAAATACAAGTATGAGCATAAAATGAGCTTAACATAATACCACATATGTCCCAGTGTGGTTTTGAACAATAAAAAATGACATGTCATGTTCATAACTGAGGCTCCATATAGGCATGCAAATAGTTTAGTGGCATACAACATATCTTGTTGTCAAGACAGACAAGCAACTTGACAACATGGACCTTGCAGGAGCTTCAGTAGGAGTGAGCACAGTGAGTGTATGTGCTTTCTCTTAGACTACTAAGCCTTTAATTGTATGTGAAAATATACGCATGCAAAAGATGAAAGAGAGGCATCCTGTCACAATAGACTAGATTGGGTAGAATGGGTGAATCAGATAGTTACAGTTGCTGACAAGACtttaagagagaaagagagagcgagactGACAAATTTATTTTGTCTGGACTTTGCACCCTGATTTTCCCATCAAATTTTAATATAGTGCCGAGACAGCTACATAGAAGAATATTTAACTTCTGATGCTCATTATATGTGTCCTAATAACTGTGAACATGTCATGAATCATGCCTTTATTTTCGGAAATTTTAGATAAGCAAATGTAAGTATAGAATAATACCAGACATCATCTGCATTTGTTGATTCACAAATTTTAACACGGGGTTCATCTTGCCTCACAGGACAAGAATCAGTATTTATTCTCTTCCTCCAGACAGCAATTTCACCCTCCTCAGAGACCTTTTCCCAACAAAGAAGTTCAGCAATTTCTTCGATCTTTCTTTGTTCCTCCTCAAGATCCTCCTTTGTACGTTGCCATGCCCTATAATTCATCTTCCAATTGATTGGAGGGCCTGAAAGCACCCAGTACCCACCAGGCCTAAGAACCCGATCCACCTCCATCATGTACATTCCATCTGCAAAGAAAGAATCAAAGGAATATCATGAGAAAGATTTGCCAGAGTCTAAGAACTGGCAATGAAAGCCAGGACTGCCAGGTCAATGAACAAAACAAAGAGCAGCTTCATTATTGAACCTTACCATTTGATCCCCATGGAATCAAGCACCTTGAACAATGGGCCATATCAAAGGCTCTAGATGGATATGGGAGCCTTATAGTCCCAAGGACACCAATAACCGCAGGCACACCTCTTTCCAGAGCAAACTGAACCTGTGCTTCATGTGAGTCCCTTGGTGCAAATGACATGGCCAGCACATTCCTTTTGAACAGGTAAGCTCCCCAGCTTGCAACCTGAAATAATTCCACAACAGCGGTAAGTTGCAAATAAAGTGATCAACATCTGAGGACAATCCAACATCTCCTAAAAATGTACAACCATACCAGACATAAATTGATGCCTGTTAACTGAAAAAACGATGTTGGAGATGTTTGAGGAGCATGTGTGATGGTACAATATGTATTGTAGGAATTagagagaaatttggcatacccCGCAGCCAGTATCCAGAGCAGTTCTGACTGTCCCATTAGCAATCGGGATAACAGAAGCAAGTTGGCCGATATATGCATCTGCG harbors:
- the LOC120107347 gene encoding probable methyltransferase PMT2 isoform X2 → MSFAPRDSHEAQVQFALERGVPAVIGVLGTIRLPYPSRAFDMAHCSRCLIPWGSNDGMYMMEVDRVLRPGGYWVLSGPPINWKMNYRAWQRTKEDLEEEQRKIEEIAELLCWEKVSEEGEIAVWRKRINTDSCPVRQDEPRVKICESTNADDVWYKKMEACVTPFPEVNSPEEVAGGELKTFPDRLNAVPPRITSGSVPGFSVQKYQEDDKLWKKHVKSYKKINRYLDTGRYRNIMDMNAGLGSFAAAIESPKLWVMNVVPTIAEKSTLGVVYERGLIGIYHDWCEAFSTYPRTYDLIHANGVFSLYQDRCKMEDILLEMDRILRPEGAVIFRDQVGVLTKVKQMVSGMRWNTKMADHEDGPLVPEKILVAVKQYWVSGDNNQTAVA
- the LOC120107347 gene encoding probable methyltransferase PMT2 isoform X1; the protein is MAMKGNAADNRTRSSISIFIVIGMCGFFYVLGAWQRSGFGKGDSIAVEITKQTDCTVLPNLSYDTHHDRASNLEELGSKAENFEPCDDRYIDYTPCQDQKRAMTFPRANMKYRERHCPPEEEKLHCLIPAPKGYVAPFPWPKSRDYVPYANVPYKSLTVEKAIQNWVQYEGNVFRFPGGGTQFPQGADAYIGQLASVIPIANGTVRTALDTGCGVASWGAYLFKRNVLAMSFAPRDSHEAQVQFALERGVPAVIGVLGTIRLPYPSRAFDMAHCSRCLIPWGSNDGMYMMEVDRVLRPGGYWVLSGPPINWKMNYRAWQRTKEDLEEEQRKIEEIAELLCWEKVSEEGEIAVWRKRINTDSCPVRQDEPRVKICESTNADDVWYKKMEACVTPFPEVNSPEEVAGGELKTFPDRLNAVPPRITSGSVPGFSVQKYQEDDKLWKKHVKSYKKINRYLDTGRYRNIMDMNAGLGSFAAAIESPKLWVMNVVPTIAEKSTLGVVYERGLIGIYHDWCEAFSTYPRTYDLIHANGVFSLYQDRCKMEDILLEMDRILRPEGAVIFRDQVGVLTKVKQMVSGMRWNTKMADHEDGPLVPEKILVAVKQYWVSGDNNQTAVA